Proteins encoded within one genomic window of Flavobacterium oreochromis:
- a CDS encoding DNA topoisomerase IV, producing MLKYFMILLTFTFASCYNVERNCNDFKTGTFRFNQKIEGIKHSSTFTRNDSLQIETFEGKTDTAKVRWINDCEYILQKVNPKNLEEKKAIQIKILSTNQKGYFFEYCFVGESKKQKGFVTKTK from the coding sequence ATGTTAAAATATTTCATGATACTATTAACTTTTACTTTTGCTTCTTGCTATAATGTAGAACGCAATTGTAATGATTTTAAAACAGGAACTTTTAGATTTAACCAAAAAATTGAAGGCATTAAACATTCTTCTACTTTTACTCGTAATGATTCTTTACAAATAGAAACTTTTGAAGGAAAAACAGATACAGCTAAGGTAAGATGGATAAATGATTGTGAATATATACTTCAAAAAGTAAATCCTAAAAATCTAGAAGAAAAAAAAGCAATTCAAATTAAAATACTGAGCACTAATCAGAAAGGATATTTTTTTGAATATTGTTTTGTAGGAGAATCAAAAAAACAAAAAGGTTTTGTAACAAAAACAAAATAG
- a CDS encoding DUF1572 family protein, whose amino-acid sequence MEITNSYLGSIKKQMLYYKTIADKAIEQLEPQQLFITSNEDTNSIAIIIKHIAGNMISRWTDFLTSDGEKEWRNRDDEFENKIATKEELLILWEKGWKCYFNAINSLNSENLNQIIYIRNEEHTIIDAMNRQLAHYPYHIGQIVFYAKMLKNGDWDNLSIAKNQSKEYNTLKFSNKNISQTS is encoded by the coding sequence ATGGAAATAACGAATTCTTATTTAGGAAGCATAAAAAAGCAAATGCTCTATTACAAAACTATTGCGGATAAAGCTATAGAACAATTAGAACCACAACAGTTATTCATTACATCTAATGAAGACACTAATTCAATTGCCATAATAATAAAACATATAGCTGGTAACATGATATCACGTTGGACTGATTTTCTTACTTCTGATGGAGAAAAAGAATGGAGAAATCGTGATGATGAATTTGAAAACAAAATTGCTACCAAAGAAGAACTTTTAATTTTATGGGAAAAAGGCTGGAAATGCTATTTTAATGCTATTAACTCTTTAAACTCTGAAAATTTAAATCAAATAATTTATATCCGTAACGAAGAACATACAATCATAGATGCTATGAATCGTCAGTTAGCGCATTATCCTTATCATATTGGGCAAATTGTATTTTATGCCAAAATGCTAAAAAATGGAGATTGGGATAATTTATCTATTGCTAAAAACCAATCAAAAGAATATAATACTCTCAAATTTTCGAATAAAAATATTTCACAAACCTCTTAA
- a CDS encoding DUF6095 family protein: protein MSTNKDILLKGIKTLVMALPLMLIGPSVIFSSFKNQTHPFYIPVLGLGIILCFLSIYLIFKGIQTIMKSLFDEDKNIN from the coding sequence ATGTCAACAAATAAAGATATTTTACTAAAAGGAATAAAAACATTAGTAATGGCCTTACCTCTTATGCTTATAGGTCCTTCTGTGATTTTTAGCTCATTTAAAAATCAAACTCACCCTTTTTACATACCTGTTTTAGGCTTAGGTATTATCCTATGTTTTCTTTCGATATATCTCATATTTAAAGGAATTCAAACTATAATGAAAAGTCTATTTGATGAAGATAAGAACATTAATTAG